From one Clostridia bacterium genomic stretch:
- the ruvB gene encoding Holliday junction branch migration DNA helicase RuvB → MATPKDNPELRDRIVSAAPVEDDESFELKLRPQRLREFIGQTKVKQNLEVAIQAARSRGEALDHVLLYGPPGLGKTTLANIIANEMGVPFQQTSGPTLQIKGDVTAILSNLQKSQVLFIDEVHRMQPALEELMYSALEDYRLDIIIGQGPSARTHVFEVNPFTFIGATTRAGLLSAPLRSRFGIVLRLEFYTHDELSYIVKRSAELLSVPVDEAGAMEIAMRCRGTPRIANRLLRRVRDYAQVRGAGNIDKPTAEAALEMLEVDQHGFDEIDRRLLLTIIEKYQGGPVGVNTLAAALAEEADAIEEIYEPFLIQIGFLDRTPRGRVATMRAYEHFGITPPRKQSALF, encoded by the coding sequence GTGGCCACACCCAAGGACAATCCGGAGCTTCGCGATCGAATCGTCTCGGCCGCGCCCGTCGAGGACGATGAATCCTTCGAACTGAAGCTGCGTCCGCAGCGTTTGCGCGAGTTCATCGGGCAGACGAAGGTCAAGCAGAACCTTGAGGTCGCTATCCAGGCGGCGCGCTCGCGTGGTGAAGCGCTCGACCACGTGCTGCTCTACGGACCGCCGGGACTGGGCAAGACGACGCTGGCAAACATTATCGCTAATGAAATGGGCGTGCCGTTCCAGCAGACTTCCGGCCCCACGTTGCAGATCAAGGGCGATGTAACTGCGATTCTCTCGAACTTGCAGAAGAGCCAGGTGCTGTTTATCGATGAAGTCCATCGCATGCAGCCTGCGCTTGAGGAGTTGATGTATTCCGCGCTTGAAGACTACCGCCTCGACATCATCATCGGGCAGGGGCCTTCGGCGCGAACGCACGTTTTCGAAGTGAATCCCTTCACCTTCATCGGAGCCACCACGCGAGCGGGGTTGCTCTCCGCGCCGTTACGTTCGCGCTTCGGCATTGTGCTGCGGCTGGAGTTCTACACGCACGATGAACTTAGCTACATCGTTAAGCGCTCCGCCGAACTGTTGAGCGTTCCCGTCGATGAGGCCGGCGCGATGGAAATCGCAATGAGATGTCGAGGAACACCGCGCATTGCCAATCGTCTTTTGCGGCGAGTGCGAGACTACGCGCAAGTGCGCGGGGCCGGAAATATCGATAAGCCAACGGCCGAGGCTGCGCTGGAAATGCTGGAAGTGGACCAGCACGGCTTTGACGAAATCGATCGGCGCTTGCTGCTGACGATCATTGAGAAGTATCAGGGGGGGCCGGTAGGCGTGAACACGCTCGCTGCCGCGCTGGCCGAAGAGGCCGACGCCATCGAAGAGATCTATGAACCGTTCCTTATTCAGATTGGTTTTCTGGATCGCACGCCGCGTGGACGCGTAGCCACCATGCGTGCCTACGAACATTTCGGCATCACTCCACCACGCAAGCAGAGCGCACTTTTCTAG